The following are encoded together in the Plasmodium malariae genome assembly, chromosome: 1 genome:
- the PmUG01_01016600 gene encoding conserved Plasmodium protein, unknown function: protein MSCSDTVELHRSKGIHNYNLNIWNCKQRKQWNTYKTSEDKDDICLKNEYERKRGSNDECESYNHIKMNVRSPSFSCNNLINGSDVAKRNGNFQNSYVNVLYFKKLKLNKRLFEKLKNKNIVIYLKYKESTCTSKNIEIRNAEINNLYLCFLITEPFIEDEKKIIKIYIKYFKDHKYKILSFGFVELNFFDFTENFYRKKSYMLCYDKNNNKYVFGYFILILANQIKWTICDNRISYEYIKKSYFVSNRNCYDHQIFYICKKIEKNLLQLCDSNVGNKSKLFQNRALLKHFGVTQSCPGTFSLRKSNREHHDDEIAHMGRSGHIGKSEYRGKNEDGIRNEDGIRNEDGIRNEDGIRNEDGIRNEDGIRNEDGIRNEGRVISEGRVISEGRVNNAVRVINEYKIRSEDWISGKDEGRDQKSEMRQGVEDEDTKHDNERNELLAISENCESKQIYQNYFKEKSSLIHLGDIKKATVSMSEQRMRTVTHNDNRREDIIRKSYSEKYSNEKNRDSIHIEKYNISTKYDSLKNKDNMHFLSHLKVHDFPTIDLENLSEQHSPRRFESNQNSGNNDRNNSANICGNSCGSNSGSNSGSNSGSNSGSNRSNINNDNSNNNGNNNSNNNGNNNSNNNGNNNSNNSGNNNSNNSGNNNSSNNSNGSKIIPRNRNEMGNKTMDNHTSITCNTCSKNAIPSDICEMKDTIVTNREVYRGENNGEHTKKDEDEYVDEEEAGVNGEVAGADGEVAGVNEEVAGVNGEVMGADGEVAGVNGEVTGVNGEVTGADEEVAGADGEDADVDEEEGDVYGKDTDEEDADEEMKNNTRYTSHIENPFDLLLCQKLKCILNKDMDSFIEEIQFILNHLKKKVIKKNEYFIEELKNGYAKDVFIKKDTVVEKNNKQSCLKKINNNEIDEDQAKDDKQKEVQQKQEQYYSIKSDIIKILENCVNTTSLYIKCVLKDKNVSCHEKDIFSSYDDIICNIKKALYAYMQQNKTSSGAYLEEMHIKSLNGSQEKLINVVKKKNGNSVKKKSKNGQTKISDGKDLLRDITPIHLYQCRHLNSYISSNDEVSSSAFSDYNNSPKKKIKKKGSEQHQVFNYINKNISSALQYYENKWKHKLSGPKKYF from the exons atgagttGTAGTGACACAGTTGAGCTACATAGAAGTAAGGGAATACATAATTACAACTTGAATATATGGAATTGTAAGCAGAGAAAACAGTGGAACACATATAAAACCAGTGAAGACAAAGATGATATTTGCTTAAAGAATGAGTATGAAAGAAAAAGGGGTAGTAATGATGAATGCGAAAGTTACAACCATATTAAAATGAATGTTCGATCCCCTTCATTTAGTTGTAACAACTTAATAAACGGAAGTGATGTAGCCAAAAGAAACGGTAATTTTCAGAACTCATACGTCAATGTgttatactttaaaaaattaaaattaaataaaagattgtttgaaaaattaaaaaataagaatatagttatatatttaaaatataaagaaagtACATGTACaagcaaaaatatagaaattcGAAATgcagaaataaataatttatatttatgttttttaattactgAACCTTTTATTGAAGATgagaagaaaattattaaaatttatataaaatattttaaagatcataagtataaaatattatcctTCGGATTCGtagaattaaatttttttgactttactgaaaatttttatagaaaaaaaagttatatgttatgttatgataaaaataataataaatatgtttttggttattttatattaattttagcAAACCAAATAAAATGGACTATATGTGATAATAGGATTtcttatgaatatataaagaagtcttattttgtttctaATAGGAACTGTTATGATCATcagattttttatatttgtaaaaaaattgaaaaaaatttattgcaATTATGTGATAGCAATGTGGGTAATAAGTCCAAGCTATTCCAAAACAGAGCCTTACTAAAACATTTCGGCGTCACGCAGAGTTGTCCGGGCACCTTTAGTTTGAGGAAGTCCAATAGGGAGCATCATGATGACGAAATTGCACACATGGGGAGAAGTGGACATATAGGGAAAAGCGAATATagaggaaaaaatgaagatggGATAAGAAATGAAGATGGGATAAGAAATGAAGATGGGATAAGAAATGAAGATGGGATAAGAAATGAAGATGGGATAAGAAATGAAGATGGGATAAGAAATGAAGATGGGATAAGAAATGAAG GTAGGGTAATAAGTGAAGGTAGGGTAATAAGTGAAGGTAGGGTAAATAATGCAGTTAGGGTGATAAACGAATATAAAATTAGGAGTGAAGATTGGATAAGTGGGAAAGATGAAGGAAGGGATCAAAAGAGTGAAATGAGGCAAGGAGTAGAGGATGAAGACACAAAACACGATAACGAACGAAATGAACTACTCGCGATTAGTGAAAATTGCGAAAGTAAACAAATCTATCAAAACTATTTCAAAGAGAAAAGTTCATTAATTCATTTGGgggatataaaaaaagctACCGTCTCCATGAGTGAACAACGTATGAGAACTGTAACTCATAACGACAACAGAAGAGAGGATATCATTAGAAAGAGTTATTCTGAAAAGTATTCAAACGAGAAGAATAGAGACAGCATTCacatagaaaaatataacatttcaACTAAATATGatagtttaaaaaataaagataatatgCACTTCTTATCCCATTTAAAAGTACATGACTTTCCAACCATTGACTTGGAAAATTTGTCAGAGCAGCATTCCCCCAGACGTTTTGAAAGTAATCAAAACAGTGGCAATAACGATAGAAATAACAGTGCAAATATCTGTGGAAATAGCTGTGGAAGTAACAGCGGAAGTAACAGCGGAAGTAACAGCGGAAGTAACAGCGGAAGTAACAGGAGTAACATCAATAAcgataatagtaataacaacggaaacaataatagtaataacaacggaaacaataatagtaataacaacggaaacaataatagtaataacagcggaaacaataatagtaataacagcggaaacaataatagtagtaacaaCAGTAACGGTAGTAAAATAATCCCAAGAAATAGGAACGAAATGGGCAATAAGACGATGGATAACCATACTAGTATCACCTGCAACACGTGTAGTAAAAATGCAATTCCTTCGGACATATGCGAAATGAAAGATACTATTGTCACTAATAGGGAAGTCTACAGAGGTGAGAATAATGGGGAACATACGAAGAAAGATGAAGATGAGTATGTGGATGAGGAGGAAGCGGGTGTAAATGGGGAAGTAGCGGGTGCAGATGGGGAAGTAGCGGGTGTAAATGAGGAAGTAGCGGGTGTAAATGGGGAAGTAATGGGTGCAGATGGGGAAGTAGCTGGTGTAAATGGGGAAGTAACGGGTGTAAATGGGGAAGTAACGGGTGCAGATGAGGAAGTAGCGGGTGCAGATGGGGAAGACGCGGACGTGGATGAGGAAGAAGGAGATGTATATGGGAAAGACACGGATGAAGAAGACGCTGATGAGGAGATGAAGAACAACACACGGTATACTTCTCATATAGAAAACCCTTTTGATTTATTGCTATGCCAAAAACTGAAATGTATACTCAATAAAGATATGGACAGTTTTATAGAGGAGATACAATTTATTCTTAAtcatctaaaaaaaaaggtaataaaaaaaaatgaatattttatagagGAACTAAAAAATGGATATGCAAAAGAtgtgttcataaaaaaagatactgTCGTTGAAAAGAATAACAAACAAAGTTGCTTGAAAAAAATCAATAACAATGAAATAGATGAAGATCAAGCAAAAGATGACAAACAGAAAGAAGTGCAACAAAAGCAAGAACAATATTATAGCATAAAAAGTGATATTATCAAGATTTTGGAAAATTGTGTGAACACTACTTCCCTCTACATTAAGTGTGTTTTGAAAGACAAAAATGTAAGCTGTCATGAAAAGGATATTTTCTCTTCATATGATGATATCATttgtaacataaaaaaagcattgtatgcatatatgcaaCAAAATAAGACATCATCTGGAGCATATTTAGAAGAGATGCATATTAAATCTTTAAACGGATCACAGGAAAAGTTGATAAATGTAgtcaaaaagaaaaatggtaattctgtaaaaaagaaaagcaaaaatgGGCAAACAAAAATATCTGATGGGAAAGATCTTCTTAGGGATATAACACCCATACATTTATATCAATGTAGACATTTAAATTCTTATATTAGTAGTAATGATGAGGTTTCATCATCAGCATTTTCCGACTATAATAACtcaccaaaaaaaaaaataaaaaaaaaaggtagtGAACAACATCAAGTTTTTAACTATATCAATAAAAACATATCTTCTGCTTTACAATACTACGAAAATAAGTGGAAGCACAAATTGTCGGgaccaaaaaaatatttttaa